Proteins encoded together in one Muntiacus reevesi chromosome 22, mMunRee1.1, whole genome shotgun sequence window:
- the YTHDC1 gene encoding YTH domain-containing protein 1 isoform X3, with protein sequence MAADSREEKDGELNVLDDILTEVPEQDDELYNPESEQDKNEKKGSKRKSDRMESTDTKRQKPSVHSRQLISKPLSSSVNNNKRMVSTKGKSVTEYKNEEYQRSERNKRLEADRKIRLSSSASREPYKSQPDKTCLRKRDPERRVKSPTPDDSERIGLEVDRRASRSSQSSKEEVNSEEYGSDHETGSSGSSDEQGNNTENEEEGVEDVEEDEEVEEDAEEDEEVDEDGEEEEEEEEEEEEEEEEEEYEQDERDQKEEGNDYDTRSEASDSDSESVTFTDGSVRSGSGTDGSDEKKKERKRARGISPIIFDRSGSSASESYADQTSKLKYVLQDARFFLIKSNNHENVSLAKAKGVWSTLPVNEKKLNVAFRSARSVILIFSVRESGKFQGFARLSSESHHGGSPIHWVLPAGMSAKMLGGVFKIDWICRRELPFTKSAHLTNPWNEHKPVKIGRDGQEIELECGTQLCLLFPPDESIDLYQVIHKMRHKRRMHSQPRSRGRPSRREPVRDVGRRRPEDYDIHNSRKKPRIDYAPEFHQRPGYLKDPRYQEVDSFTNLIPNRRFSGVRRDVFLNGSYNDYVREFHNMGPPPPWQGMTPYPGMEQPPHHPYYQHHAPPPQAHPPYSGHHPVPHEARYRDKRVHDYDMRVDDFLRRTQAVVSGRRSRPRERDRERERDRPRDNRRDRERDRGRDRERERERLCDRDRDRGERGRYRR encoded by the exons ATGGAGAGCTTAATGTTCTAGATGATATTTTGACTGAAGTACCAGAACAGGATGATGAACTCTATAATCCAGAGAGTGAAcaagataaaaatgagaaaaagg gttcaaaaagaaaaagtgaccgAATGGAATCAACTGACACAAAGCGACAAAAGCCTTCTGTTCATTCAAGACAATTGATTTCTAAGCCACTGAGCTCATCAGTTAACAATAACAAAAGAATGGTTAGTACAAAAGGAAAATCAGTCACAGAGTATAAAAATGAGGAGTATcaaagatctgaaagaaacaagcGGTTAGAAGCTGATCGGAAGATTCGTTTGTCAAGCAGTGCCTCTAGAGAACCTTATAAGAGTCAGCCTGACAAAACTTGTCTGCGGAAAAGGGATCCTGAAAGGAGGGTCAAATCCCCTACACCAGATGATTCTGAG AGAATTGGGCTTGAAGTGGATAGACGTGCAAGCAGATCCAGCCAGTCTTCTAAGGAGGAGGTGAACTCTGAAGAATATGGCTCTGACCACGAGACTGGCAGCAGTGGTTCTTCTGATGAGCAAGGCAACAACACTGAGaatgaggaggagggggtggaagATGTGGAGGAAGACGAAGAGGTAGAAGAAGATGCAGAGGAAGATGAAGAGGTGGATGAAGAtggcgaggaggaggaggaggaggaagaagaggaggaagaggaagaggaggaagaagaatatGAACAGGATGAGAGAGACcagaaggaagagggaaatgaCTATGACACTAGAAGTGAGGCTAGCGACTCTGATTCTGAATCTGTTACCTTCACAGATGGGTCCGTCAGATCTGGTTCAGGAACAGATGGATCAG atgagaaaaagaaggaaagaaagagagctaGAGGCATATCTCCTATTATTTTTGATAGAAGTGGAAGCTCTGCATCAGAGTCATATGCAG atcaaACCAGTAAACTCAAATATGTTCTACAGGATGCAAGATTTTTTCTCATAAAGAGTAACAACCATGAGAATGTGTCCCTTGCCAAAGCTAAG GGTGTATGGTCTACACTGCCTGTAAATGAGAAGAAATTGAATGTTGCATTCAGATCTGCAAGGAGTGttatcttaatattttctgtgagAGAGAGTGGAAAATTTCAAG GATTTGCAAGACTTTCTTCAGAATCACATCATGGAGGATCTCCTATACATTGGGTACTTCCAGCAGGAATGAGTGCTAAAATGCTGGGAGGTGTCTTTAAAATTGATTGGATTTGCAG GCGTGAATTGCCCTTTACTAAGTCAGCTCATCTCACCAATCCTTGGAATGAACATAAGCCAGTAAAGATTGGACGTGATGGACAG GAAATTGAACTTGAATGTGGAACCCAGCTTTGTCTTCTATTTCCCCCTGATGAAAGTATTGACTTGTATCAGGTCATTCATAAAATGCGTCACAAGAGAAGAATGCATTCTCAGCCCCGATCAAGAGGACGACCATCCCGTCGAGAACCAGTCCGGGATGTGGGAAG GCGTCGACCAGAAGATTATGATATTCATAACAGCAGAAAGAAACCAAGGATTGACTATGCCCCTGAGTTTCATCAGAGACCAG GGTATTTAAAGGATCCACGATACCAGGAAGTAGATAG TTTCACAAATCTTATTCCCAACAGACGGTTTTCAGGAGTTCGCcgagatgtatttttaaatggg TCCTACAATGATTATGTGAGGGAATTTCATAACATGGGACCACCTCCACCTTGGCAAGGAATG actCCTTATCCTGGAATGGAACAACCTCCACACCATCCTTACTATCAGCACCATGCTCCACCTCCTCAAGCTCATCCCCCTTATTCAGGACATCACCCAGTGCCACATGAAGCAAGATACAGAGATAAACGAGTA CATGATTATGATATGAGGGTGGATGATTTCCTTCGTCGAACACAGGCTGTTGTCAGTGGCCGGAGAAGTAGACCCCGTGAAAGAGATCGGGAGCGAGAACGAGACCGCCCTAGAGATaacagaagagacagagagagagatagaggacgtgatagagaaagagaaagagagcgaTTATGTGATCGGGACAGAGACCGAGGGGAGAGAGGTAGATATAGGAGATAA
- the YTHDC1 gene encoding YTH domain-containing protein 1 isoform X4 yields MAADSREEKDGELNVLDDILTEVPEQDDELYNPESEQDKNEKKGSKRKSDRMESTDTKRQKPSVHSRQLISKPLSSSVNNNKRMVSTKGKSVTEYKNEEYQRSERNKRLEADRKIRLSSSASREPYKSQPDKTCLRKRDPERRVKSPTPDDSERIGLEVDRRASRSSQSSKEEVNSEEYGSDHETGSSGSSDEQGNNTENEEEGVEDVEEDEEVEEDAEEDEEVDEDGEEEEEEEEEEEEEEEEEEYEQDERDQKEEGNDYDTRSEASDSDSESVTFTDGSVRSGSGTDGSDEKKKERKRARGISPIIFDRSGSSASESYADQTSKLKYVLQDARFFLIKSNNHENVSLAKAKGVWSTLPVNEKKLNVAFRSARSVILIFSVRESGKFQGFARLSSESHHGGSPIHWVLPAGMSAKMLGGVFKIDWICRRELPFTKSAHLTNPWNEHKPVKIGRDGQEIELECGTQLCLLFPPDESIDLYQVIHKMRHKRRMHSQPRSRGRPSRREPVRDVGRRRPEDYDIHNSRKKPRIDYAPEFHQRPGYLKDPRYQEVDRRFSGVRRDVFLNGSYNDYVREFHNMGPPPPWQGMTPYPGMEQPPHHPYYQHHAPPPQAHPPYSGHHPVPHEARYRDKRVHDYDMRVDDFLRRTQAVVSGRRSRPRERDRERERDRPRDNRRDRERDRGRDRERERERLCDRDRDRGERGRYRR; encoded by the exons ATGGAGAGCTTAATGTTCTAGATGATATTTTGACTGAAGTACCAGAACAGGATGATGAACTCTATAATCCAGAGAGTGAAcaagataaaaatgagaaaaagg gttcaaaaagaaaaagtgaccgAATGGAATCAACTGACACAAAGCGACAAAAGCCTTCTGTTCATTCAAGACAATTGATTTCTAAGCCACTGAGCTCATCAGTTAACAATAACAAAAGAATGGTTAGTACAAAAGGAAAATCAGTCACAGAGTATAAAAATGAGGAGTATcaaagatctgaaagaaacaagcGGTTAGAAGCTGATCGGAAGATTCGTTTGTCAAGCAGTGCCTCTAGAGAACCTTATAAGAGTCAGCCTGACAAAACTTGTCTGCGGAAAAGGGATCCTGAAAGGAGGGTCAAATCCCCTACACCAGATGATTCTGAG AGAATTGGGCTTGAAGTGGATAGACGTGCAAGCAGATCCAGCCAGTCTTCTAAGGAGGAGGTGAACTCTGAAGAATATGGCTCTGACCACGAGACTGGCAGCAGTGGTTCTTCTGATGAGCAAGGCAACAACACTGAGaatgaggaggagggggtggaagATGTGGAGGAAGACGAAGAGGTAGAAGAAGATGCAGAGGAAGATGAAGAGGTGGATGAAGAtggcgaggaggaggaggaggaggaagaagaggaggaagaggaagaggaggaagaagaatatGAACAGGATGAGAGAGACcagaaggaagagggaaatgaCTATGACACTAGAAGTGAGGCTAGCGACTCTGATTCTGAATCTGTTACCTTCACAGATGGGTCCGTCAGATCTGGTTCAGGAACAGATGGATCAG atgagaaaaagaaggaaagaaagagagctaGAGGCATATCTCCTATTATTTTTGATAGAAGTGGAAGCTCTGCATCAGAGTCATATGCAG atcaaACCAGTAAACTCAAATATGTTCTACAGGATGCAAGATTTTTTCTCATAAAGAGTAACAACCATGAGAATGTGTCCCTTGCCAAAGCTAAG GGTGTATGGTCTACACTGCCTGTAAATGAGAAGAAATTGAATGTTGCATTCAGATCTGCAAGGAGTGttatcttaatattttctgtgagAGAGAGTGGAAAATTTCAAG GATTTGCAAGACTTTCTTCAGAATCACATCATGGAGGATCTCCTATACATTGGGTACTTCCAGCAGGAATGAGTGCTAAAATGCTGGGAGGTGTCTTTAAAATTGATTGGATTTGCAG GCGTGAATTGCCCTTTACTAAGTCAGCTCATCTCACCAATCCTTGGAATGAACATAAGCCAGTAAAGATTGGACGTGATGGACAG GAAATTGAACTTGAATGTGGAACCCAGCTTTGTCTTCTATTTCCCCCTGATGAAAGTATTGACTTGTATCAGGTCATTCATAAAATGCGTCACAAGAGAAGAATGCATTCTCAGCCCCGATCAAGAGGACGACCATCCCGTCGAGAACCAGTCCGGGATGTGGGAAG GCGTCGACCAGAAGATTATGATATTCATAACAGCAGAAAGAAACCAAGGATTGACTATGCCCCTGAGTTTCATCAGAGACCAG GGTATTTAAAGGATCCACGATACCAGGAAGTAGATAG ACGGTTTTCAGGAGTTCGCcgagatgtatttttaaatggg TCCTACAATGATTATGTGAGGGAATTTCATAACATGGGACCACCTCCACCTTGGCAAGGAATG actCCTTATCCTGGAATGGAACAACCTCCACACCATCCTTACTATCAGCACCATGCTCCACCTCCTCAAGCTCATCCCCCTTATTCAGGACATCACCCAGTGCCACATGAAGCAAGATACAGAGATAAACGAGTA CATGATTATGATATGAGGGTGGATGATTTCCTTCGTCGAACACAGGCTGTTGTCAGTGGCCGGAGAAGTAGACCCCGTGAAAGAGATCGGGAGCGAGAACGAGACCGCCCTAGAGATaacagaagagacagagagagagatagaggacgtgatagagaaagagaaagagagcgaTTATGTGATCGGGACAGAGACCGAGGGGAGAGAGGTAGATATAGGAGATAA
- the YTHDC1 gene encoding YTH domain-containing protein 1 isoform X5, whose translation MAADSREEKDGELNVLDDILTEVPEQDDELYNPESEQDKNEKKGSKRKSDRMESTDTKRQKPSVHSRQLISKPLSSSVNNNKRMRIGLEVDRRASRSSQSSKEEVNSEEYGSDHETGSSGSSDEQGNNTENEEEGVEDVEEDEEVEEDAEEDEEVDEDGEEEEEEEEEEEEEEEEEEYEQDERDQKEEGNDYDTRSEASDSDSESVTFTDGSVRSGSGTDGSDEKKKERKRARGISPIIFDRSGSSASESYAGSEKKHEKLSSSVRAVRKDQTSKLKYVLQDARFFLIKSNNHENVSLAKAKGVWSTLPVNEKKLNVAFRSARSVILIFSVRESGKFQGFARLSSESHHGGSPIHWVLPAGMSAKMLGGVFKIDWICRRELPFTKSAHLTNPWNEHKPVKIGRDGQEIELECGTQLCLLFPPDESIDLYQVIHKMRHKRRMHSQPRSRGRPSRREPVRDVGRRRPEDYDIHNSRKKPRIDYAPEFHQRPGYLKDPRYQEVDSFTNLIPNRRFSGVRRDVFLNGSYNDYVREFHNMGPPPPWQGMTPYPGMEQPPHHPYYQHHAPPPQAHPPYSGHHPVPHEARYRDKRVHDYDMRVDDFLRRTQAVVSGRRSRPRERDRERERDRPRDNRRDRERDRGRDRERERERLCDRDRDRGERGRYRR comes from the exons ATGGAGAGCTTAATGTTCTAGATGATATTTTGACTGAAGTACCAGAACAGGATGATGAACTCTATAATCCAGAGAGTGAAcaagataaaaatgagaaaaagg gttcaaaaagaaaaagtgaccgAATGGAATCAACTGACACAAAGCGACAAAAGCCTTCTGTTCATTCAAGACAATTGATTTCTAAGCCACTGAGCTCATCAGTTAACAATAACAAAAGAATG AGAATTGGGCTTGAAGTGGATAGACGTGCAAGCAGATCCAGCCAGTCTTCTAAGGAGGAGGTGAACTCTGAAGAATATGGCTCTGACCACGAGACTGGCAGCAGTGGTTCTTCTGATGAGCAAGGCAACAACACTGAGaatgaggaggagggggtggaagATGTGGAGGAAGACGAAGAGGTAGAAGAAGATGCAGAGGAAGATGAAGAGGTGGATGAAGAtggcgaggaggaggaggaggaggaagaagaggaggaagaggaagaggaggaagaagaatatGAACAGGATGAGAGAGACcagaaggaagagggaaatgaCTATGACACTAGAAGTGAGGCTAGCGACTCTGATTCTGAATCTGTTACCTTCACAGATGGGTCCGTCAGATCTGGTTCAGGAACAGATGGATCAG atgagaaaaagaaggaaagaaagagagctaGAGGCATATCTCCTATTATTTTTGATAGAAGTGGAAGCTCTGCATCAGAGTCATATGCAG GTTCAGAAAAGAAGCATGAGAAATTATCATCTTCCGTTCGTGCTGTCCGAAAAG atcaaACCAGTAAACTCAAATATGTTCTACAGGATGCAAGATTTTTTCTCATAAAGAGTAACAACCATGAGAATGTGTCCCTTGCCAAAGCTAAG GGTGTATGGTCTACACTGCCTGTAAATGAGAAGAAATTGAATGTTGCATTCAGATCTGCAAGGAGTGttatcttaatattttctgtgagAGAGAGTGGAAAATTTCAAG GATTTGCAAGACTTTCTTCAGAATCACATCATGGAGGATCTCCTATACATTGGGTACTTCCAGCAGGAATGAGTGCTAAAATGCTGGGAGGTGTCTTTAAAATTGATTGGATTTGCAG GCGTGAATTGCCCTTTACTAAGTCAGCTCATCTCACCAATCCTTGGAATGAACATAAGCCAGTAAAGATTGGACGTGATGGACAG GAAATTGAACTTGAATGTGGAACCCAGCTTTGTCTTCTATTTCCCCCTGATGAAAGTATTGACTTGTATCAGGTCATTCATAAAATGCGTCACAAGAGAAGAATGCATTCTCAGCCCCGATCAAGAGGACGACCATCCCGTCGAGAACCAGTCCGGGATGTGGGAAG GCGTCGACCAGAAGATTATGATATTCATAACAGCAGAAAGAAACCAAGGATTGACTATGCCCCTGAGTTTCATCAGAGACCAG GGTATTTAAAGGATCCACGATACCAGGAAGTAGATAG TTTCACAAATCTTATTCCCAACAGACGGTTTTCAGGAGTTCGCcgagatgtatttttaaatggg TCCTACAATGATTATGTGAGGGAATTTCATAACATGGGACCACCTCCACCTTGGCAAGGAATG actCCTTATCCTGGAATGGAACAACCTCCACACCATCCTTACTATCAGCACCATGCTCCACCTCCTCAAGCTCATCCCCCTTATTCAGGACATCACCCAGTGCCACATGAAGCAAGATACAGAGATAAACGAGTA CATGATTATGATATGAGGGTGGATGATTTCCTTCGTCGAACACAGGCTGTTGTCAGTGGCCGGAGAAGTAGACCCCGTGAAAGAGATCGGGAGCGAGAACGAGACCGCCCTAGAGATaacagaagagacagagagagagatagaggacgtgatagagaaagagaaagagagcgaTTATGTGATCGGGACAGAGACCGAGGGGAGAGAGGTAGATATAGGAGATAA
- the YTHDC1 gene encoding YTH domain-containing protein 1 isoform X2, producing the protein MAADSREEKDGELNVLDDILTEVPEQDDELYNPESEQDKNEKKGSKRKSDRMESTDTKRQKPSVHSRQLISKPLSSSVNNNKRMVSTKGKSVTEYKNEEYQRSERNKRLEADRKIRLSSSASREPYKSQPDKTCLRKRDPERRVKSPTPDDSERIGLEVDRRASRSSQSSKEEVNSEEYGSDHETGSSGSSDEQGNNTENEEEGVEDVEEDEEVEEDAEEDEEVDEDGEEEEEEEEEEEEEEEEEEYEQDERDQKEEGNDYDTRSEASDSDSESVTFTDGSVRSGSGTDGSDEKKKERKRARGISPIIFDRSGSSASESYAGSEKKHEKLSSSVRAVRKDQTSKLKYVLQDARFFLIKSNNHENVSLAKAKGVWSTLPVNEKKLNVAFRSARSVILIFSVRESGKFQGFARLSSESHHGGSPIHWVLPAGMSAKMLGGVFKIDWICRRELPFTKSAHLTNPWNEHKPVKIGRDGQEIELECGTQLCLLFPPDESIDLYQVIHKMRHKRRMHSQPRSRGRPSRREPVRDVGRRRPEDYDIHNSRKKPRIDYAPEFHQRPGYLKDPRYQEVDRRFSGVRRDVFLNGSYNDYVREFHNMGPPPPWQGMTPYPGMEQPPHHPYYQHHAPPPQAHPPYSGHHPVPHEARYRDKRVHDYDMRVDDFLRRTQAVVSGRRSRPRERDRERERDRPRDNRRDRERDRGRDRERERERLCDRDRDRGERGRYRR; encoded by the exons ATGGAGAGCTTAATGTTCTAGATGATATTTTGACTGAAGTACCAGAACAGGATGATGAACTCTATAATCCAGAGAGTGAAcaagataaaaatgagaaaaagg gttcaaaaagaaaaagtgaccgAATGGAATCAACTGACACAAAGCGACAAAAGCCTTCTGTTCATTCAAGACAATTGATTTCTAAGCCACTGAGCTCATCAGTTAACAATAACAAAAGAATGGTTAGTACAAAAGGAAAATCAGTCACAGAGTATAAAAATGAGGAGTATcaaagatctgaaagaaacaagcGGTTAGAAGCTGATCGGAAGATTCGTTTGTCAAGCAGTGCCTCTAGAGAACCTTATAAGAGTCAGCCTGACAAAACTTGTCTGCGGAAAAGGGATCCTGAAAGGAGGGTCAAATCCCCTACACCAGATGATTCTGAG AGAATTGGGCTTGAAGTGGATAGACGTGCAAGCAGATCCAGCCAGTCTTCTAAGGAGGAGGTGAACTCTGAAGAATATGGCTCTGACCACGAGACTGGCAGCAGTGGTTCTTCTGATGAGCAAGGCAACAACACTGAGaatgaggaggagggggtggaagATGTGGAGGAAGACGAAGAGGTAGAAGAAGATGCAGAGGAAGATGAAGAGGTGGATGAAGAtggcgaggaggaggaggaggaggaagaagaggaggaagaggaagaggaggaagaagaatatGAACAGGATGAGAGAGACcagaaggaagagggaaatgaCTATGACACTAGAAGTGAGGCTAGCGACTCTGATTCTGAATCTGTTACCTTCACAGATGGGTCCGTCAGATCTGGTTCAGGAACAGATGGATCAG atgagaaaaagaaggaaagaaagagagctaGAGGCATATCTCCTATTATTTTTGATAGAAGTGGAAGCTCTGCATCAGAGTCATATGCAG GTTCAGAAAAGAAGCATGAGAAATTATCATCTTCCGTTCGTGCTGTCCGAAAAG atcaaACCAGTAAACTCAAATATGTTCTACAGGATGCAAGATTTTTTCTCATAAAGAGTAACAACCATGAGAATGTGTCCCTTGCCAAAGCTAAG GGTGTATGGTCTACACTGCCTGTAAATGAGAAGAAATTGAATGTTGCATTCAGATCTGCAAGGAGTGttatcttaatattttctgtgagAGAGAGTGGAAAATTTCAAG GATTTGCAAGACTTTCTTCAGAATCACATCATGGAGGATCTCCTATACATTGGGTACTTCCAGCAGGAATGAGTGCTAAAATGCTGGGAGGTGTCTTTAAAATTGATTGGATTTGCAG GCGTGAATTGCCCTTTACTAAGTCAGCTCATCTCACCAATCCTTGGAATGAACATAAGCCAGTAAAGATTGGACGTGATGGACAG GAAATTGAACTTGAATGTGGAACCCAGCTTTGTCTTCTATTTCCCCCTGATGAAAGTATTGACTTGTATCAGGTCATTCATAAAATGCGTCACAAGAGAAGAATGCATTCTCAGCCCCGATCAAGAGGACGACCATCCCGTCGAGAACCAGTCCGGGATGTGGGAAG GCGTCGACCAGAAGATTATGATATTCATAACAGCAGAAAGAAACCAAGGATTGACTATGCCCCTGAGTTTCATCAGAGACCAG GGTATTTAAAGGATCCACGATACCAGGAAGTAGATAG ACGGTTTTCAGGAGTTCGCcgagatgtatttttaaatggg TCCTACAATGATTATGTGAGGGAATTTCATAACATGGGACCACCTCCACCTTGGCAAGGAATG actCCTTATCCTGGAATGGAACAACCTCCACACCATCCTTACTATCAGCACCATGCTCCACCTCCTCAAGCTCATCCCCCTTATTCAGGACATCACCCAGTGCCACATGAAGCAAGATACAGAGATAAACGAGTA CATGATTATGATATGAGGGTGGATGATTTCCTTCGTCGAACACAGGCTGTTGTCAGTGGCCGGAGAAGTAGACCCCGTGAAAGAGATCGGGAGCGAGAACGAGACCGCCCTAGAGATaacagaagagacagagagagagatagaggacgtgatagagaaagagaaagagagcgaTTATGTGATCGGGACAGAGACCGAGGGGAGAGAGGTAGATATAGGAGATAA
- the YTHDC1 gene encoding YTH domain-containing protein 1 isoform X1 — protein MAADSREEKDGELNVLDDILTEVPEQDDELYNPESEQDKNEKKGSKRKSDRMESTDTKRQKPSVHSRQLISKPLSSSVNNNKRMVSTKGKSVTEYKNEEYQRSERNKRLEADRKIRLSSSASREPYKSQPDKTCLRKRDPERRVKSPTPDDSERIGLEVDRRASRSSQSSKEEVNSEEYGSDHETGSSGSSDEQGNNTENEEEGVEDVEEDEEVEEDAEEDEEVDEDGEEEEEEEEEEEEEEEEEEYEQDERDQKEEGNDYDTRSEASDSDSESVTFTDGSVRSGSGTDGSDEKKKERKRARGISPIIFDRSGSSASESYAGSEKKHEKLSSSVRAVRKDQTSKLKYVLQDARFFLIKSNNHENVSLAKAKGVWSTLPVNEKKLNVAFRSARSVILIFSVRESGKFQGFARLSSESHHGGSPIHWVLPAGMSAKMLGGVFKIDWICRRELPFTKSAHLTNPWNEHKPVKIGRDGQEIELECGTQLCLLFPPDESIDLYQVIHKMRHKRRMHSQPRSRGRPSRREPVRDVGRRRPEDYDIHNSRKKPRIDYAPEFHQRPGYLKDPRYQEVDSFTNLIPNRRFSGVRRDVFLNGSYNDYVREFHNMGPPPPWQGMTPYPGMEQPPHHPYYQHHAPPPQAHPPYSGHHPVPHEARYRDKRVHDYDMRVDDFLRRTQAVVSGRRSRPRERDRERERDRPRDNRRDRERDRGRDRERERERLCDRDRDRGERGRYRR, from the exons ATGGAGAGCTTAATGTTCTAGATGATATTTTGACTGAAGTACCAGAACAGGATGATGAACTCTATAATCCAGAGAGTGAAcaagataaaaatgagaaaaagg gttcaaaaagaaaaagtgaccgAATGGAATCAACTGACACAAAGCGACAAAAGCCTTCTGTTCATTCAAGACAATTGATTTCTAAGCCACTGAGCTCATCAGTTAACAATAACAAAAGAATGGTTAGTACAAAAGGAAAATCAGTCACAGAGTATAAAAATGAGGAGTATcaaagatctgaaagaaacaagcGGTTAGAAGCTGATCGGAAGATTCGTTTGTCAAGCAGTGCCTCTAGAGAACCTTATAAGAGTCAGCCTGACAAAACTTGTCTGCGGAAAAGGGATCCTGAAAGGAGGGTCAAATCCCCTACACCAGATGATTCTGAG AGAATTGGGCTTGAAGTGGATAGACGTGCAAGCAGATCCAGCCAGTCTTCTAAGGAGGAGGTGAACTCTGAAGAATATGGCTCTGACCACGAGACTGGCAGCAGTGGTTCTTCTGATGAGCAAGGCAACAACACTGAGaatgaggaggagggggtggaagATGTGGAGGAAGACGAAGAGGTAGAAGAAGATGCAGAGGAAGATGAAGAGGTGGATGAAGAtggcgaggaggaggaggaggaggaagaagaggaggaagaggaagaggaggaagaagaatatGAACAGGATGAGAGAGACcagaaggaagagggaaatgaCTATGACACTAGAAGTGAGGCTAGCGACTCTGATTCTGAATCTGTTACCTTCACAGATGGGTCCGTCAGATCTGGTTCAGGAACAGATGGATCAG atgagaaaaagaaggaaagaaagagagctaGAGGCATATCTCCTATTATTTTTGATAGAAGTGGAAGCTCTGCATCAGAGTCATATGCAG GTTCAGAAAAGAAGCATGAGAAATTATCATCTTCCGTTCGTGCTGTCCGAAAAG atcaaACCAGTAAACTCAAATATGTTCTACAGGATGCAAGATTTTTTCTCATAAAGAGTAACAACCATGAGAATGTGTCCCTTGCCAAAGCTAAG GGTGTATGGTCTACACTGCCTGTAAATGAGAAGAAATTGAATGTTGCATTCAGATCTGCAAGGAGTGttatcttaatattttctgtgagAGAGAGTGGAAAATTTCAAG GATTTGCAAGACTTTCTTCAGAATCACATCATGGAGGATCTCCTATACATTGGGTACTTCCAGCAGGAATGAGTGCTAAAATGCTGGGAGGTGTCTTTAAAATTGATTGGATTTGCAG GCGTGAATTGCCCTTTACTAAGTCAGCTCATCTCACCAATCCTTGGAATGAACATAAGCCAGTAAAGATTGGACGTGATGGACAG GAAATTGAACTTGAATGTGGAACCCAGCTTTGTCTTCTATTTCCCCCTGATGAAAGTATTGACTTGTATCAGGTCATTCATAAAATGCGTCACAAGAGAAGAATGCATTCTCAGCCCCGATCAAGAGGACGACCATCCCGTCGAGAACCAGTCCGGGATGTGGGAAG GCGTCGACCAGAAGATTATGATATTCATAACAGCAGAAAGAAACCAAGGATTGACTATGCCCCTGAGTTTCATCAGAGACCAG GGTATTTAAAGGATCCACGATACCAGGAAGTAGATAG TTTCACAAATCTTATTCCCAACAGACGGTTTTCAGGAGTTCGCcgagatgtatttttaaatggg TCCTACAATGATTATGTGAGGGAATTTCATAACATGGGACCACCTCCACCTTGGCAAGGAATG actCCTTATCCTGGAATGGAACAACCTCCACACCATCCTTACTATCAGCACCATGCTCCACCTCCTCAAGCTCATCCCCCTTATTCAGGACATCACCCAGTGCCACATGAAGCAAGATACAGAGATAAACGAGTA CATGATTATGATATGAGGGTGGATGATTTCCTTCGTCGAACACAGGCTGTTGTCAGTGGCCGGAGAAGTAGACCCCGTGAAAGAGATCGGGAGCGAGAACGAGACCGCCCTAGAGATaacagaagagacagagagagagatagaggacgtgatagagaaagagaaagagagcgaTTATGTGATCGGGACAGAGACCGAGGGGAGAGAGGTAGATATAGGAGATAA